One part of the Megachile rotundata isolate GNS110a chromosome 16, iyMegRotu1, whole genome shotgun sequence genome encodes these proteins:
- the Ack-like gene encoding activated Cdc42 kinase-like isoform X4 codes for MDTQGGMSRNTGPGLYEFLMEAELQQYYPGIRGDLKVQTTAQLKYVTEEDLNAIGMSKPEMRRLKKYFQKHFPQNYLSKFKKMLLPKRDEPTMGGLTMLPEERQDRPPIRVPNKHMIPADAIIVNKELGTGEFGVVQQGVWTNDGERIQVAIKCLSRERMQNNPIEFLKEAAIMHAIDHEHIVRLYGVVLDTNSLMLVTELAPLRSLLECLKEPSLRASFPVLSLCDFAVQIADGMQYLEAKRLIHRDLAARNILVFSKNKVKISDFGLSRALGVGKDYYQTNFNVNLKLPIAWCAPESISYLKFTSASDVWAYGVTLWEMFSYGFQPWAALTGHQILEAIDEPNFQRLEQPECCPKDYFALMQQCWQHEPSKRPKFSELINLLPDLKPEQVQAVQDSSETGQLVYRQGDVITVLDKGSSNTLWKGVLNNGKTGFFNPAHTIAYLGSNLPSNKPGEFTRGDGKNAFSSQRRKIRTDMISSPQGDLKHTGHVGLDGAYFGDIGFLGGKYPHLPRQVVTPYKPQEDVTENSSQAINQDARNTEMNRELLRDNRNMQQDIQNKHENIWSDASSEVCHVGNSSKQSVPLNVAGNNDSLGADHEYHEISDEENQDSPLRFDKTLNFDFGPSLLAEMDQMFRSLGSSPPPPPPAHPLSAEHESSNVRNELREIQAKQSNKKKQATVSPINVKPISAADQKTLYSAIAMAQELTARSMTDLEHPPESPRTPASPSRRRKFSFKLPHQHSPKPDRRHFSEEAASIPDIQWLCSSLQSLSSTVSSIESLGAPSTLKLPLWDKASAEFCFAKSRELLTKPTAWTSYMDIEFDAHILDNAAMKQNLVKSTEFLENGNKKSNYNCENVTDTNEKLNVLQQNGKIPPLSIENSNFDFPREQKRVSTSYVDRYFEQSKYFEDDGALSCTTEKTPYFGEEKMDKYDKINNLEQPNRSCYSNIQEQAPVIANKHNQQMPNKFGNCDQQLKENVGNFDAQCEETASFDLIKEKPVNFADFPRSKPVKFDSSRDKIDLGTRPKISSSFSDSSKMNIPEFPKKIDVSKTRGGKIAFVPRNANQDAKSAIYGSTDSIKTNLKAGGEADNPRGNMEAVRINIQSFPESEKKESPVYSSSESLRVNFQRLRRKSDAEANNQVELSSKLLAEKYQREVSGLESVKNYLDSKKGQGLNLGLGKLTQNMIQLGKNIAQNSRNIDTTASKSLVTNMRNLDMSGQTQSSLRSLNIPTQKPKHLDLNIPLQCQSQISMKLNLMQKANPPSSPTIHQHILEPPKLYQNDNTRQEVSKTDVMLEKMSTTTNIYRHRTSSLSENRKPQMKNIRRSFHPTNDSSEDSDSISHSETDIRSRLRYKRRHKKVPHNLRLNFKNKGHFLHPETARGFSSIELCGKSPPPSTSFLNSLSPPFSSRNNLLSWPESAPSSSLTFTSNSDLDSDTSSEYPEFTSDILTFPPSPAP; via the exons ATGG ACACACAAGGAGGAATGTCCCGAAACACTGGGCCTGGTTTGTATGAGTTCCTTATGGAAGCAGAGCTTCAACAATATTATCCTGGAATTCGAG GGGACTTGAAAGTACAGACCACTGCACAATTGAAATATGTAACAGAAGAAGATTTGAACGCGATTGGAATGAGCAAACCAGAGATGCGTCGTTTGAAGAAGTATTTTCAGAAGCATTTTCCACAAAATTATCTTTCCAAGTTTAAAAAGATGCTGTTACCAAAACGGGATGAACCAACAATGGGTGGTTTGACCATGTTACCGGAAGAGAGACAAGATAGACCCCCTATTCGTGTTCCTAATAAACATATGATACCAGCTGATGCTATTATCGTAAATAAAGAACTAGGAACAGGAGAATTTGGAGTTGTACAGCAAGGTGTTTGGACAAATGATGGGGAGAGGATACAAGTTGCCATTAAGTGTTTGTCACGAGAAAGAATGCAGAATAATCctattgaatttttgaaagaagCAGCTATAATGCATGCCATAGATCATGAACACATTGTAAGACTGTACGGTGTAGTTTTGGATACAAATTCTTTAATGCTTGTCACGGAATTAGCACCTTTGAGATCTTTACTAGAATGCCTGAAAGAACCTAGCTTACGTGCTAGTTTTCCAGTTCTTTCTTTGTGCGATTTTGCCGTGCAAATTGCAGATGGTATGCAATATTTAGAAGCAAAGAGGCTGATACATCGTGATCTTGCTGCCAGAAATATTTTGGTGTTTTCCAAAAATAAAGTGAAGATATCTGATTTCGGATTATCTCGTGCTCTAGGAGTTGGGAAAGACTATtatcaaacaaattttaatgtaaatttaaaattaccaaTAGCTTGGTGTGCTCCAGAAAGCATATCTTACTTAAAATTTACTTCTGCAAGTGATGTATGGGCTTACGGGGTAACCTTGTGGGAAATGTTTAGTTATGGCTTTCAACCATGGGCAGCATTAACTGGTCATCAAATTTTGGAAGCAATAGAtgaaccaaattttcaaagattaGAGCAACCAGAGTGTTGTCCAAAAGATTATTTTGCACTTATGCAGCAATGTTGGCAGCATGAACCATCCAAGAGACCTAAATTTTCGGAATTGATTAATCTTTTGCCTGATTTAAAACCAGAACAAGTTCAGGCTGTTCAGGATAGTTCAGAAACAGGTCAGCTTGTTTACAGGCAAGGCGACGTTATTACTGTTTTAGATAAAGGTAGCAGTAACACATTATGGAAAGGTGTTTTAAATAATGGAAAAACTGGTTTCTTTAATCCTGCTCATACAATAGCGTATCTTGGATCTAATTTACCAAGTAATAAGCCTGGAGAATTTACGCGCGGGGATGGCAAAAATGCCTTTTCTTCCCAAAGACGAAAAATTCGTACGGACATGATTTCTTCTCCGCAAGGTGACTTGAAACACACTGGTCACGTTGGGTTAGATGGAGCTTATTTTGGTGATATTGGTTTCCTTGGTGGGAAATATCCGCATTTACCACGACAGGTAGTTACTCCGTACAAACCACAGGAAGATGTAACAGAAAATTCTAGTCAAGCTATAAACCAAGATGCAAGAAACACAGAAATGAACAGGGAATTATTGAGGGACAATAGGAACATGCAGCAAGATATTCAAAATAAGCATG aaaatatatgGTCGGATGCGAGTTCTGAAGTATGTCACGTGGGTAACTCGAGTAAACAATCTGTTCCATTAAACGTAGCTGGCAATAATGATTCTCTTGGAGCAGATCATGAGTATCATGAGATCAGTGACGAAGAAAATCAAGATAGTCCATTAAGATTTGACAAAacattaaattttgattttggtCCAAGTTTGTTGGCTGAAATGGACCAAATGTTCAGATCATTAG GTTCTTCTCCTCCTCCACCGCCTCCTGCTCACCCTTTATCCGCTGAGCACGAATCAAGTAACGTTAGAAACGAACTAAGGGAGATACAGGCAAAACAGAGCAATAAGAAAAAACAAGCCACCGTGAGTCCAATAAAT GTGAAGCCTATCTCAGCCGCCGATCAGAAAACTCTCTACTCAGCCATTGCTATGGCACAGGAATTGACAGCACGTTCCATGACAGATCTTGAACATCCACCGGAGTCTCCCCGAACACCTGCCAGTCCTTCAAGACGCAGAAAGTTCTCTTTTAAGTTGCCACATCAACACAGTCCCAAACCAGACAGACGACACTTTTCAGAAGAAGCTGCCAGTATACCTGACATACAG TGGTTATGTTCGAGCTTGCAATCATTGTCATCCACCGTCTCTAGCATAGAATCACTCGGTGCACCGTCCACCTTAAAGTTACCATTATGGGACAAAGCATCGGCTGAATTTTGTTTCGCAAAGTCACGCGAGCTTCTGACGAAACCTACTGCATGGACCTCGTATATGGACATAGAGTTTGATGCTCATATCTTGGACAACGCAGCCATGAAACAAAATCTCGTCAAGTCCACCGAGTTTTTGGAGAACGGTAACAAAAAAAGTAACTACAATTGTGAGAACGTAACAGACACGAACGAGAAGTTGAACGTTCTTCAGCAAAATGGTAAAATACCTCCTCTGAGCATAGAGAATTCTAATTTCGACTTTCCTCGAGAACAGAAGAGGGTATCTACCAGTTACGTGGATCGTTACTTCGAACAATCAAAGTACTTCGAGGACGATGGCGCACTGAGTTGTACTACGGAGAAGACACCTTATTTTGGGGAGGAGAAGATGGATAAATATGATAAGATCAATAATCTGGAGCAACCTAACAGATCATGCTACTCGAACATTCAAGAACAGGCTCCTGTGATCGCGAACAAACACAATCAACAGATGCCAAATAAGTTTGGTAACTGTGACCAGCAACTGAAGGAGAACGTAGGAAATTTCGACGCACAGTGCGAGGAGACAGCGAGCTTTGATTTGATAAAAGAGAAGCCCGTAAATTTTGCCGACTTCCCACGTAGCAAGCCGGTTAAGTTTGATTCATCCAGAGACAAGATAGATCTGGGTACGAGACCCAAAATCTCCAGTTCTTTCAGTGATTCTTCCAAGATGAacattccagaattccccaaaAAAATCGACGTTTCAAAGACTAGGGGTGGGAAAATAGCTTTTGTTCCCAGGAACGCCAATCAAGATGCTAAAAGTGCCATTTACGGATCAACGGATAGCATAAAGACCAATTTGAAAGCTGGAGGAGAGGCGGACAACCCGAGAGGAAACATGGAAGCTGTGAGGATCAATATACAGAGCTTCC CTGAATCTGAGAAAAAGGAGTCCCCTGTGTATAGTAGTTCAGAGAGTCTGCGAGTGAATTTCCAACGACTCAGGAGGAAGTCGGATGCAGAAGCGAACAATCAGGTTGAATTAAGCAGCAAACTGCTGGCAGAAAAGTATCAGCGCGAAGTATCTGGTTTGGAGAGcgtaaaaaattatttggatTCGAAAAAGGGCCAAGGATTGAATCTGGGTCTGGGTAAGCTAACGCAAAACATGATCCAACTTGGCAAAAACATTGCACAGAATTCCAGAAATATAGATACCACCGCGTCCAAGTCATTGGTGACAAACATGAGGAACTTGGATATGTCTGGGCAAACCCAGTCGTCGCTTAGGAGCTTGAATATTCCTACTCAGAAGCCTAAGCATTTGGACTTGAACATTCCGCTTCAATGTCAGTCGCAGATCAGCATGAAGCTGAATTTAATGCAGAAAGCGAATCCACCGTCTAGTCCCACCATACATCAGCATATCTTGGAACCACCTAAATTGTATCAGAACGACAACACAAGGCAAGAGGTATCGAAGACCGATGTTATGTTGGAGAAAATGTCGACGACCACAAATATATACAGACACAGAACCTCGTCTCTGTCGGAGAACAGGAAACCACAGATGAAAAATATTAGAAGATCTTTTCATCCTACGAACGACTCCAGCGAGGATTCAGATTCTATATCCCATTCAGAGACTGATATAAGGAGTCGTTTACGATACAAACGACGTCACAAGAAGGTCCCACACAATCTGCGCTTGAACTTCAAGAACAAGGGTCACTTCTTGCATCCAGAGACAGCGAGGGGATTTTCGTCCATAGAACTTTGCGGGAAATCACCGCCTCCGTCGACCagctttttaaattctttatcgCCGCCTTTCTCTTCTAGAAACAATTTGCTTTCTTGGCCAGAAAGTGCCCCCAGTTCTAGTCTGACGTTCACCAGTAACTCTGATCTGGATTCAGACACTAGTTCAGAATATCCAGAATTTACCAGCGACATATTGACTTTCCCACCATCTCCTGCTCCATAA
- the Ack-like gene encoding activated Cdc42 kinase-like isoform X5 — MDTQGGMSRNTGPGLYEFLMEAELQQYYPGIRGDLKVQTTAQLKYVTEEDLNAIGMSKPEMRRLKKYFQKHFPQNYLSKFKKMLLPKRDEPTMGGLTMLPEERQDRPPIRVPNKHMIPADAIIVNKELGTGEFGVVQQGVWTNDGERIQVAIKCLSRERMQNNPIEFLKEAAIMHAIDHEHIVRLYGVVLDTNSLMLVTELAPLRSLLECLKEPSLRASFPVLSLCDFAVQIADGMQYLEAKRLIHRDLAARNILVFSKNKVKISDFGLSRALGVGKDYYQTNFNVNLKLPIAWCAPESISYLKFTSASDVWAYGVTLWEMFSYGFQPWAALTGHQILEAIDEPNFQRLEQPECCPKDYFALMQQCWQHEPSKRPKFSELINLLPDLKPEQVQAVQDSSETGQLVYRQGDVITVLDKGSSNTLWKGVLNNGKTGFFNPAHTIAYLGSNLPSNKPGEFTRGDGKNAFSSQRRKIRTDMISSPQGDLKHTGHVGLDGAYFGDIGFLGGKYPHLPRQVVTPYKPQEDVTENSSQAINQDARNTEMNRELLRDNRNMQQDIQNKHENIWSDASSEVCHVGNSSKQSVPLNVAGNNDSLGADHEYHEISDEENQDSPLRFDKTLNFDFGPSLLAEMDQMFRSLGSSPPPPPPAHPLSAEHESSNVRNELREIQAKQSNKKKQATWLCSSLQSLSSTVSSIESLGAPSTLKLPLWDKASAEFCFAKSRELLTKPTAWTSYMDIEFDAHILDNAAMKQNLVKSTEFLENGNKKSNYNCENVTDTNEKLNVLQQNGKIPPLSIENSNFDFPREQKRVSTSYVDRYFEQSKYFEDDGALSCTTEKTPYFGEEKMDKYDKINNLEQPNRSCYSNIQEQAPVIANKHNQQMPNKFGNCDQQLKENVGNFDAQCEETASFDLIKEKPVNFADFPRSKPVKFDSSRDKIDLGTRPKISSSFSDSSKMNIPEFPKKIDVSKTRGGKIAFVPRNANQDAKSAIYGSTDSIKTNLKAGGEADNPRGNMEAVRINIQSFRKIEQNQNGHDGFPFVISNNPLFIAESEKKESPVYSSSESLRVNFQRLRRKSDAEANNQVELSSKLLAEKYQREVSGLESVKNYLDSKKGQGLNLGLGKLTQNMIQLGKNIAQNSRNIDTTASKSLVTNMRNLDMSGQTQSSLRSLNIPTQKPKHLDLNIPLQCQSQISMKLNLMQKANPPSSPTIHQHILEPPKLYQNDNTRQEVSKTDVMLEKMSTTTNIYRHRTSSLSENRKPQMKNIRRSFHPTNDSSEDSDSISHSETDIRSRLRYKRRHKKVPHNLRLNFKNKGHFLHPETARGFSSIELCGKSPPPSTSFLNSLSPPFSSRNNLLSWPESAPSSSLTFTSNSDLDSDTSSEYPEFTSDILTFPPSPAP, encoded by the exons ATGG ACACACAAGGAGGAATGTCCCGAAACACTGGGCCTGGTTTGTATGAGTTCCTTATGGAAGCAGAGCTTCAACAATATTATCCTGGAATTCGAG GGGACTTGAAAGTACAGACCACTGCACAATTGAAATATGTAACAGAAGAAGATTTGAACGCGATTGGAATGAGCAAACCAGAGATGCGTCGTTTGAAGAAGTATTTTCAGAAGCATTTTCCACAAAATTATCTTTCCAAGTTTAAAAAGATGCTGTTACCAAAACGGGATGAACCAACAATGGGTGGTTTGACCATGTTACCGGAAGAGAGACAAGATAGACCCCCTATTCGTGTTCCTAATAAACATATGATACCAGCTGATGCTATTATCGTAAATAAAGAACTAGGAACAGGAGAATTTGGAGTTGTACAGCAAGGTGTTTGGACAAATGATGGGGAGAGGATACAAGTTGCCATTAAGTGTTTGTCACGAGAAAGAATGCAGAATAATCctattgaatttttgaaagaagCAGCTATAATGCATGCCATAGATCATGAACACATTGTAAGACTGTACGGTGTAGTTTTGGATACAAATTCTTTAATGCTTGTCACGGAATTAGCACCTTTGAGATCTTTACTAGAATGCCTGAAAGAACCTAGCTTACGTGCTAGTTTTCCAGTTCTTTCTTTGTGCGATTTTGCCGTGCAAATTGCAGATGGTATGCAATATTTAGAAGCAAAGAGGCTGATACATCGTGATCTTGCTGCCAGAAATATTTTGGTGTTTTCCAAAAATAAAGTGAAGATATCTGATTTCGGATTATCTCGTGCTCTAGGAGTTGGGAAAGACTATtatcaaacaaattttaatgtaaatttaaaattaccaaTAGCTTGGTGTGCTCCAGAAAGCATATCTTACTTAAAATTTACTTCTGCAAGTGATGTATGGGCTTACGGGGTAACCTTGTGGGAAATGTTTAGTTATGGCTTTCAACCATGGGCAGCATTAACTGGTCATCAAATTTTGGAAGCAATAGAtgaaccaaattttcaaagattaGAGCAACCAGAGTGTTGTCCAAAAGATTATTTTGCACTTATGCAGCAATGTTGGCAGCATGAACCATCCAAGAGACCTAAATTTTCGGAATTGATTAATCTTTTGCCTGATTTAAAACCAGAACAAGTTCAGGCTGTTCAGGATAGTTCAGAAACAGGTCAGCTTGTTTACAGGCAAGGCGACGTTATTACTGTTTTAGATAAAGGTAGCAGTAACACATTATGGAAAGGTGTTTTAAATAATGGAAAAACTGGTTTCTTTAATCCTGCTCATACAATAGCGTATCTTGGATCTAATTTACCAAGTAATAAGCCTGGAGAATTTACGCGCGGGGATGGCAAAAATGCCTTTTCTTCCCAAAGACGAAAAATTCGTACGGACATGATTTCTTCTCCGCAAGGTGACTTGAAACACACTGGTCACGTTGGGTTAGATGGAGCTTATTTTGGTGATATTGGTTTCCTTGGTGGGAAATATCCGCATTTACCACGACAGGTAGTTACTCCGTACAAACCACAGGAAGATGTAACAGAAAATTCTAGTCAAGCTATAAACCAAGATGCAAGAAACACAGAAATGAACAGGGAATTATTGAGGGACAATAGGAACATGCAGCAAGATATTCAAAATAAGCATG aaaatatatgGTCGGATGCGAGTTCTGAAGTATGTCACGTGGGTAACTCGAGTAAACAATCTGTTCCATTAAACGTAGCTGGCAATAATGATTCTCTTGGAGCAGATCATGAGTATCATGAGATCAGTGACGAAGAAAATCAAGATAGTCCATTAAGATTTGACAAAacattaaattttgattttggtCCAAGTTTGTTGGCTGAAATGGACCAAATGTTCAGATCATTAG GTTCTTCTCCTCCTCCACCGCCTCCTGCTCACCCTTTATCCGCTGAGCACGAATCAAGTAACGTTAGAAACGAACTAAGGGAGATACAGGCAAAACAGAGCAATAAGAAAAAACAAGCCACC TGGTTATGTTCGAGCTTGCAATCATTGTCATCCACCGTCTCTAGCATAGAATCACTCGGTGCACCGTCCACCTTAAAGTTACCATTATGGGACAAAGCATCGGCTGAATTTTGTTTCGCAAAGTCACGCGAGCTTCTGACGAAACCTACTGCATGGACCTCGTATATGGACATAGAGTTTGATGCTCATATCTTGGACAACGCAGCCATGAAACAAAATCTCGTCAAGTCCACCGAGTTTTTGGAGAACGGTAACAAAAAAAGTAACTACAATTGTGAGAACGTAACAGACACGAACGAGAAGTTGAACGTTCTTCAGCAAAATGGTAAAATACCTCCTCTGAGCATAGAGAATTCTAATTTCGACTTTCCTCGAGAACAGAAGAGGGTATCTACCAGTTACGTGGATCGTTACTTCGAACAATCAAAGTACTTCGAGGACGATGGCGCACTGAGTTGTACTACGGAGAAGACACCTTATTTTGGGGAGGAGAAGATGGATAAATATGATAAGATCAATAATCTGGAGCAACCTAACAGATCATGCTACTCGAACATTCAAGAACAGGCTCCTGTGATCGCGAACAAACACAATCAACAGATGCCAAATAAGTTTGGTAACTGTGACCAGCAACTGAAGGAGAACGTAGGAAATTTCGACGCACAGTGCGAGGAGACAGCGAGCTTTGATTTGATAAAAGAGAAGCCCGTAAATTTTGCCGACTTCCCACGTAGCAAGCCGGTTAAGTTTGATTCATCCAGAGACAAGATAGATCTGGGTACGAGACCCAAAATCTCCAGTTCTTTCAGTGATTCTTCCAAGATGAacattccagaattccccaaaAAAATCGACGTTTCAAAGACTAGGGGTGGGAAAATAGCTTTTGTTCCCAGGAACGCCAATCAAGATGCTAAAAGTGCCATTTACGGATCAACGGATAGCATAAAGACCAATTTGAAAGCTGGAGGAGAGGCGGACAACCCGAGAGGAAACATGGAAGCTGTGAGGATCAATATACAGAGCTTCCGTAAGATAGAACAGAATCAGAATGGTCACGACGGTTTCCCTTTCGTAATATCTAACAATCCTTTATTCATAGCTGAATCTGAGAAAAAGGAGTCCCCTGTGTATAGTAGTTCAGAGAGTCTGCGAGTGAATTTCCAACGACTCAGGAGGAAGTCGGATGCAGAAGCGAACAATCAGGTTGAATTAAGCAGCAAACTGCTGGCAGAAAAGTATCAGCGCGAAGTATCTGGTTTGGAGAGcgtaaaaaattatttggatTCGAAAAAGGGCCAAGGATTGAATCTGGGTCTGGGTAAGCTAACGCAAAACATGATCCAACTTGGCAAAAACATTGCACAGAATTCCAGAAATATAGATACCACCGCGTCCAAGTCATTGGTGACAAACATGAGGAACTTGGATATGTCTGGGCAAACCCAGTCGTCGCTTAGGAGCTTGAATATTCCTACTCAGAAGCCTAAGCATTTGGACTTGAACATTCCGCTTCAATGTCAGTCGCAGATCAGCATGAAGCTGAATTTAATGCAGAAAGCGAATCCACCGTCTAGTCCCACCATACATCAGCATATCTTGGAACCACCTAAATTGTATCAGAACGACAACACAAGGCAAGAGGTATCGAAGACCGATGTTATGTTGGAGAAAATGTCGACGACCACAAATATATACAGACACAGAACCTCGTCTCTGTCGGAGAACAGGAAACCACAGATGAAAAATATTAGAAGATCTTTTCATCCTACGAACGACTCCAGCGAGGATTCAGATTCTATATCCCATTCAGAGACTGATATAAGGAGTCGTTTACGATACAAACGACGTCACAAGAAGGTCCCACACAATCTGCGCTTGAACTTCAAGAACAAGGGTCACTTCTTGCATCCAGAGACAGCGAGGGGATTTTCGTCCATAGAACTTTGCGGGAAATCACCGCCTCCGTCGACCagctttttaaattctttatcgCCGCCTTTCTCTTCTAGAAACAATTTGCTTTCTTGGCCAGAAAGTGCCCCCAGTTCTAGTCTGACGTTCACCAGTAACTCTGATCTGGATTCAGACACTAGTTCAGAATATCCAGAATTTACCAGCGACATATTGACTTTCCCACCATCTCCTGCTCCATAA